The genomic stretch ATCCCAAAAATAGGTATAATTGTTGCCCTGCATTGGCTCCCCAGCGTACTACGATTGTTTTCTTTCCGCTTTTTGCATCTTGATCGCGGTCACGGTAATTATTCACCATCAACAAGGTATCTATAATCAGTCCGCAAGCTAGAGAGGCGAGTGTTACATTCCAAGTCCAGCTACGACACATCACATAGTAAGTGCAGCCTACCGGTACAAACCCGAAAAAGACAATGACAAGTATGTCTCCCCATCCGTGATAAGCTAGCGGATAAGGTCCTGCTGTATAAAGAAAAGCGAATAAAATACATAAAATTCCCACTGGAATCATTTCAATCCCTCCATAAGCTAATAGGCATAACCCTGCTAAACAAGCTGTCGCTGTGGTCAGGGCGATTCCTTTCCTCATGGCGTTCAGTGTGATCCATCCTTGTGCGCAGGCACGTTCAGGACCCAAGCGGTCTTCACGGTCACTGCCTTTCAGATAATCAAAGTAATCATTAATGAAGTTGGCATCTATCTGCATCAGAAAAGCGAAGAGAAAGCAAAGCAATGCTGGTGTCATTTGGAAGCAGCTGTCTGCATAGGCCAAGGCACATCCCAGTAAAACCGGAGTGGCGGCTCCTGCCAATGTTTTAGGACGGGCGGCTAGAAGCCATGCTTTTATTGAGTTAACTTGAACAATTTCCATTTCTATTTATAATTAAGGTTGTGCAAAGATAAAACAATTAATTCTGTATCTTTGTCTCCAAATAGAAAGGATTATGAAGAAACAGTTTCTTTTTTTACTTTTAGCGGTTATTTTTTTGTCTTCTTGCGCCACAGCTACTTTGTCCGAGTTTCCGGGAGTAGGACGTGTGAAGCAATATGATTTTTATAGTTATGATATTCCACCCGCTTTTGATGGTTTTCGGATAGGATTTGCTTCGGATTTTCATTATGAGAGTCGTTTTAAGAGGAGTGAATTGAACAGTGCGGTACGAGCATTAAAATCAATGCATGCCGATGTTCTGTTGTTGGGTGGAGATTATCGTAGCAAGAAAGGTGGAAATCTAGACACTTTGTTCACCGCCTTGAGCAGAGTTTATACACCTTACGGAACATTTGCTGTGATGGGGAATCATGATTATGGTTATTGTTATTCCGAAGTGGTGGAGGCCATGCAAAAGAATCATGTGCGGTTGATGGAACATAAAAGCTATAAGTTGATGAAAGATGGTCAGCATATTATAGTAAGCGGTGTACGCAATCCGTTTGATTTAAAAAGGAATGGTGACTCTCCATCCCAGCATTTTCCAGCGGATGATTTTATTATATTGCTCACGCATACTCCCGACTATGCAGAAGATACAGATGTATCGAATGCCAATTTGGTGTTAGCGGGGTATACTCATGGCGGGCAGGTGAGCTTGTTTAAAAAATATTCTCCGGTAAAGCACTCCATTTATGGAAACCGTTTTCTGACTGGTTGGAAAGAGAATAGTAAAGGTACTCCGATTATTATTACCAATGGATTGGGTACTTCGCGCGTTGACGTCCGCTTATTTACTCCCAGCGAAGTTGTTCTGGTAGTCTTGCATCGTGTTGAAAAGCAGAAAGAATAGACTGTTTGTCCGTTAATAACGTACAGGGTGTCCATAATCGGACACCCTTTTTTATGTTTACTTATTGATACTTAGTGGATTAATTTCGTGGCATGTGCTTTGCACTTTATAAAGTGAAGCGGCTCAAGAAAAAAAACGGATCATGTTGCAACGTTTTTAGAGTCATTTGCGTCTTATAAATAGAGACACAAATAAACCCGAATTATAAACATTAAAAATAAGACATTATGAAAACTACAATGATCACTAAAGCCATGATGGCAGTTCTTTTTGCAATGACAAGTGTATTAACGCTGAATGCAGTCGAGCCTGTGAAGATTACAAATGAAGAGGTGGAAAATGGTCGGGTGTCGGCTAAGGTCGTTTATGAACAAGAGGGTACTTTCCTTACTCCGGAGTATCGTTTTGAGTTCAGATACAACGATAAGGGACAAATTATAGAGAAGAAAAGTATGAAATGGAATGGCACGACTTGGATAAATTATTATTGTATGGAAGTTACGTACACAGACACAGAAGCGCATATTGATTATTCTTTGTGGAACAAGAATAAAAAAGCGTTTATCCCTACGCAGAAATATGTATATACGTTAGATGAAGCTGGGAAGTTTTTGACGTGGCACTCATATAAAAAAGATGCGACAGGCTGGGAGTTGGACGGATTAATAAATAATGAAGTACTGCTGGCAAAGCGTTAATGGAGTGCGTCCTTTGAATTTTAGATTAAATAATTGATGTGTTTTTCCCCGGGAAATTTGGATTGTGTCCTCCCGGGGATTTTTATTTTTTTAGCCGTTCATATACTGCCGGATGCAGGAAATATCGTATATCTCGTCCTTCCGCTAGTGCCTGTCTGATAAAAGTAGAACTGATTTCCAATAACGGAGTATCTGCTAATTGCACGGAAGGAGGAAGAGTTGTTGGATCAATAGTGAAATTCGGACGGGGATAGATCATTACATGATGATTCTTTAAAATCTCCTTTGCTTTGTACCAACGGGGGAATAGAAGCCAGTTGTCCGCCCCAATGATAAGAGTAAATTCTCGGTTGGGATAGGCTTTGTGTAAAGCGTCCAATGTGTGTATAGTATAGGAAGGACGAGGAAGGTAGAACTCGAAATCGGAAGCTCGGAATTTGGGATAATCCACAATGGCCAGTTTTACCAGTTCCAATCGCAGATTATCATCCCATAAATCCGTTTGTTGCTTTAATGGATTGTGAGGAGAGACGAGAAACCATATTTCATCCAATCCATTATATTCACATAAATAATTAGCAAGTGCCAGATGACCAATGTGAATAGGATTGAATGAGCCGCCGAAAATACCAGTCTTTATCTTACTCTTTTCCATTTATTGTAATTCCATACTTGTCCCACAGTGACAATACCCATTGCTATGGCAATAATGTATTGCTCCATTGCCATTGCAATGATGCCCACAGCCAAAGCTATAAAACCAATGAGGATACAAAGTATCGACATTCTTTGGGCCAGTTTTTTCGGATCTTTGATCATCGTCTTATTTTTCAATAAAATTTTTAATAACTTTCAGTGCTTCCGCTTTTGCTTTCTCCAAATCGTCATTTACTATCACGGTGTCGAATTTATCGGCGAACCCCAATTCAAATTCTGCTTTTGCGATTCGGCTTTCAATTACTTCGGGGGCATCAGTACCACGGCCTTTCAGGCGTTTACGGAGTTCTTTTACACTGGGTGGTTGAATGAAAACAGACAATGCGCGGCTGCCATAATATTTTTTGATATTACATCCGCCTACTACATCTACGTCAAAAATCACATTTTGTCCGGCTTCCAATTGTTTTTCCACTTGTGCTTTCAAGGTTCCGTAGAAACGGTTTTCGTATACTTCTTCGTATTCCAGAAATTCATCATTGGCAATGCGTTGTTTGAATTCCTCAGGAGATAGGAAGAAATATTCCACACCATGCCGTTCTTTTCCGCGAGGAGGGCGGCTGGTGGCAGAAATAGAGAAAGACAGGTTCAGGTTTTGTGTCAGCAGATAGTTGATAATGGTTGATTTGCCCGAACCTGAGGGGGCTGAAAAAATGATAAGTTTTCCTGTTGCCATATCTTGATTCTTTGCTTATGAGAATGGGGTCCGGTATATGAACCGGTTACATTACATTTAATACCTGTTCTTTGATTTGTTCCAGTTCGTCCTTCATCTGCACTACGATGTTTTGCATCTCGGCATGATTGGATTTGCTGCCGGTCGTATTGATTTCGCGTCCCATCTCCTGTGCTATGAAACCAAGTTTTTTCCCTTGCCCATGACCGCCTGCCATGGTTTCACGGAAATATCTCAAGTGATTGCTCAGTCGTTGTTTTTCTTCGTTAATATCTAATTTTTCAATGTAATAAATCAATTCTTGTTCCAAGCGGTTTTTATCATAATCCACACTGATGGTCTTTTCCAAAGCATCTGTAATGCGTTCACGTATCTTGGCTACACGTTCTGTTTCGTAGGGCTCGATGGACTTTAACAAACTCTCGATGTTATCAATCTTTTCGTTGAATTTCTTTTCCAAAGCGGTTCCTTCCTGTTTGCGGAAATCTACCAAATGGTTGATAGCCTCTTCCACTACCTGGCGGACTACCTCCCATTCTTCTTCCGAAAGTTCTTGTACATCGGCCTTGGTTAGTACGTCGGGCATTCGTAGAAGGGTTGCAAACCAATCTTCGGGCATTGGTATATGGGTCATTTCGGAAATAGATTTTATCTGATTGTAGTAGTTTTCTACAAGGGCGGCGTTAATGGGAGTGGCTGTATCCGAAACGTCTTTCTCTATCCACAGGCTGAAATCAACTTTACCGCGTTCCAATGATTTGGAAATCATATTGCGGATTTCCATTTCTTTTTCACGGTATAAAGGAGCGATCCGTGTAGACAAGTCCATTGCTTTACTATTTAAAGACTTGATCTCTACGTTAATTTTTTTTTCTCCGAATATAGCGGTTGCTTTACCGTATCCGGTCATTGACTGTATCATAACTAATATGTTTTTTTGCAAAAGTAATCTTTTTATGGAAATGAAGTATAAATAAAAGTGTATATTTGCAGATTATATTATATAAGTAGAGCATTATGTCGTGTATTTTGCATATTGAAACTTCAACAGAGGCCTGCTCTGTTGCCGTCAGTGAGGATGGATTGGCGGTGTTCTCCAAAGAGGATTTGAAAGGACCTTCACACGCCGTGCAGCTGGGCGTATTTGTAGATGAGGCTTTGTCGTTTGTCGACAGTCATGGTATGCCGTTGGATGCAGTGGCTGTGAGTTGCGGGCCCGGCTCGTACACAGGGTTGCGTATTGGTGTCTCTATGGCGAAGGGTATTTGCTATGGACGTAATTTGCCACTTATCGGTCTGCCGACATTGGAGGTATTGTGTGTGCCGGTGTTGTTACATCACGATTTGCCTGAGGATGCCTTGCTCTGTCCTATGATAGATGCACGTCGCATGGAAGTCTATGCAGCTGTTTATGACCGCGCATTGAGCGTAAAAAGGGAAATAGCTGCCGATATTGTTGATGAGCATTCCTATTTGGAGTTTCTGAATGAACATCCGGTCTATTTTTTTGGTAACGGTGCAGCCAAATGCCGTGGGCAGATTACTCATCCCAATGCTCATTTTATTGATGACATCCGTCCGTTAGGTAAATGGATGTTTCCATTGGCAGAAAAGGAAATGGTAAGACAGAACTTTAAGGATGTGGCTTATTTTGAGCCTTTCTATTTGAAAGAGTTTGTAGCTTCCAAACCCAAAAAGCTTTTGTAACAGCCGATGAACAAATTAGTGCATAAATCATAAATTTTAAATATATGGAGTATAATACTCAACAACGAACTTTACCCCTTCCTGAATATGGCAGAAGTGTACAGAACATGGTAGATCACGCCTTGACCATCGAGGACAGAGCTGAGCGCCAACGTTGTGCGAACACGATTATCAACATTATGGGCGGTATGTTTCCGCATTTGCGGGATGTGCCCGATTTCAAACATAAATTATGGGATCATTTGGCTATTATGGCCGATTTTAAGCTGGATATTGATTATCCGTATGAAATTGTGAAGAAAGAAAGCCTGGAGGTGAAACCCGATATGTTGCCTTATCCGCATAATGGAATCCGTTACCGTCATTATGGACGTATTTTGGAGAACATGATTAAAAAGGCAGTGGACTATCCGGAAGGTGAGGAGAAAAAGCAGCTGATCAGCCTGATTGCAAACCACATGAAGAAATGCTTCCTGAACTGGAACAAAGACGGGGTGGAGGATCAGAAAATCTTGGATGATCTTCGCGATTACTCTAAGGGAGTGATTAATCTGACCCCTGAAGACTTGCATTTGAATGAGCAGCAACGTGTTTATGTTCCACGCAGGCCACAACAGAATAACAATCAGCGCAGACCGCAACAAAACAACAATCAAAGAAAGAAATATTAATTCCTAAAAAATGATACCATGGCTTCGTTTGTAATTGAAGGAGGACATAAATTGCACGGCGAAATACACCCGCAAGGTGCTAAAAATGAAGTGTTACAGATCCTTTGTGCCACTCTGTTGACCTCGGAAGAAGTGACAGTGACTAATATTCCGGACATTCTGGATGTGAACAACCTGATTCAGTTGTTACGTGATATGGGCGTCAAGGTATCAAAAACAGGAATTGATTCGTATACATTTAAAGCTGACACTGTGGATTTGAACTACTTGGAGAGTGATGAATTCTTAAAGAAATGTTCCAGTCTGCGTGGATCAGTCATGTTGGTTGGTCCGTTGGTTGCCCGTTTTGGAAAGGCTTTGATTTCAAAGCCGGGCGGTGACAAGATTGGCCGTCGGCGTTTGGACACTCACTTTATCGGTATTCAGAAGTTGGGAGCCTGTTTTAATTATGATGAGGAACGAAGTGTTTTCAGTATTTGCGCAAAGCATTTGGAAGGTACTTATATGTTGCTGGATGAAGCTTCGGTTACCGGTACGGCTAATATTGTGATGGCTTCTGTCCTGGCGAAGGGCAAAACGACCATTTATAACGCAGCTTGTGAACCTTATCTGCAGCAACTTTGTCGTATGTTGAACAGCATGGGGGCGAAGATTTCCGGTATTGCATCTAATTTGCTGACTATTGAAGGAGTGGAAAGTCTGCATGGCTGTACTCATCGGGTGTTGCCTGATATGATTGAAGTAGGTAGTTTTATCGGAATGGCAGCTATGACAGGAAGTGAGCTTACCATTAAGAATGTATCACATGAAAATTTGGGCATTATTCCAGAAAGTTTTCGTCGTTTAGGTATTAGAGTGGAACAGCGGGGGGATGATCTATTTATCCCCGAGCAGGAACATTATCAGATAGAATCGTTTATTGATGGCTCTATTATGACCATAGCAGATGCTCCCTGGCCGGGGTTGACTCCCGACCTGCTCAGTGTGGTACTGGTGGTGGCTACACAGGCGAAAGGCAGTGTACTGATTCATCAGAAAATGTTTGAAAGCCGCCTGTTCTTTGTGGACAAGCTCATAGATATGGGAGCACAGATTATATTATGTGACCCTCATCGTGCCGTTGTAATAGGGCATGACCGTAATTTCCAGCTTCGTGCCGGAAATATGACTTCACCCGATATTCGTGCCGGTATCGCTTTGCTGATAGCGGCAATGAGTGCCGACGGTACCAGTCGCATACACAATATAGAGCAGATAGACCGGGGATATCAGAATATAGACCAGCGTTTGAATGCGCTTGGCGCACGTATTACTAGAATTTAGAGAAATCAATCATGATTAAAAAAGATGAAGTTTTCAAGATTGGTATATTCAACAAGCCGCATGGAGTAAAAGGAGAAATCTCATTCACTTTTACGGATGATATTTTTGACCGTGTGGAATGTGAGTATTTGGTCTGTTTGTTAGACGGTATCTTCGTGCCTTTCTTTATTGAAGAGTATCGTTTTCGTTCAGATACCACTGCTTTAGTCAAACTGGAAGGGGTGGATACCTCGGAAAAGGCCCGTATGTTTACGAATGTAGAGGTTTATTTCCCGAAGAAATATGTCGGTGAGGAGGAAGATTCGGATGATATACCTACTTGGAACTATTTTATTGGTTTTAAGGTAGAAGATGTGAATCATGGTGAGTTGGGTGAGATTGTGGCGGTGGATGACAGTACGATGAATGTCCTTTTTGCCATTGAGAAAGGTGGTGAGGAACTTTTGCTGCCTGCCCACGAGGAATTTATCACCAAATTGGATAAGAAAAAGCGTTTGCTGACGGTCGAAGTACCTGATGGCTTGATATAAATATAGAAGGTGCGCACGATGAAGAAAAAAGGAAGGAAAGCATTTTGGCATAATTTCAAGTTTAAGTATAAACTGACCATTACCAATGAAAATACGTTGGAGGAGATTGTGGGACTACACGTTTCCAAACTCAATGGTGTGTCTGTATTGCTGTCTGCCGTAACGGTAATTTTCCTGATTTCGGCAACTATCATTGTTTTTACTCCTTTACGTAATTATTTGCCGGGATATATGAACAGTGAGGTACGTGCGCAGGTGGTGACCAATGCCTTGCGGGCCGATTCATTGCAACAAGTGGTGACGAGGCAGAATATGTATATCATGAATATTCAGGATATATTTAGCGGGAAAGTAAAAGCTGATACAGTCCAATCTATCGACTCTCTGACCATTCTTCGTTCTGATTCTTTGATGGAACGTACCAGGCAGGAAGAAGAGTTTCGCAAGCAATATGAAGAATCAGAACGATATAATCTGACGGCTGTTGATGATAATAATGCCGCTTCCGGATTGATTTTTTATCGTCCTACACGTGGCATGATGTCTTCTAATTTTGACTTGGAGAACAGGCATTACGGAGTGGATATTGCCGCTAATCCAAATGAAAGTGTGTTGGCAACATTGGATGGAACAGTGATTTTGTCTACTTATACAGCAGAAACCGGTTATGTTATTCAGATACAGCACGGACAGGATTTTGTGTCGGTATATAAACATTGTGGTTCGTTATTAAAGAAAGAAGGCGATCCGGTGAAAGGTGGTGAAGCTATTGCATTGGTAGGAAATACCGGTGAAAAAACTACCGGACCGCATCTGCATTTCGAATTGTGGCACAAGGGACGTGCGATTGATCCCTCAAAATACATTGTATTTTAACAACATTATGAAAAAACAAATAGCGATATTAGGTTCTACCGGCTCTATCGGTACACAGGCTTTACAGGTAATAGAGGAACATCCTGATTTATATGAGGCCTATGCGCTGACAGCCAATAACAGGGTCGATTTATTGATAGAACAAGCCCGTAAGTTCATGCCCGAGGCGGTAGTGATAGCCAATGAGGAAAAATACCTTCAATTGAAAGAGGCGTTGAGTGATCTGCCTATCAAAGTATATGCAGGAGCGGATGCGCTCTCTCAAATTGTGGAATCACAGCCTATTGACATTGTACTGGCTTCTATGGTAGGTTATGCCGGATTGCGTCCTACTATAAATGCGATAAAGGCAGGTAAAGCTATTGCTTTGGCTAATAAAGAAACGCTGGTTGTGGCCGGAGAGTTGATTAATGCACTGGCAAATCAGTACCATACATCTGTACTTCCCGTGGATTCGGAACATTCGGCTATCTTCCAGTGCCTGGAAATAAATAACCGGTTGGAGAAAGTGATCTTGACAGCTTCAGGAGGGCCGTTTCGTACTTATACTATGGAGCAGTTGCAAACAGTGACCAAAGCACAAGCTTTGAAGCACCCCAATTGGGAGATGGGAGCGAAGATAACCATTGATTCGGCTTCCATGATGAACAAGGGGTTTGAAGTGATTGAGGCTAAATGGTTATTCGGAATGCGTCCGGAGCAAATTGAAGTGGTAGTTCATCCACAATCTGTCATTCATTCTATGGTGCAGTTTGAGGATGGGGCCGTGAAAGCGCAATTGGGCATGCCCGATATGCGTTTGCCTATTCAATATGCTTTTTCGTATCCGGAGCGTGTGAAATCTTCTTTCGAACGGTTGGATTTTGCCCGTATAACAGACCTGACTTTTGAACAGCCTGATACTAAACGTTTTCGTAATTTGGCATTGGCATACGAGGCTTTGTATCGGGCCGGAAATATGCCCTGTATAGTGAATGCAGCTAATGAAGTGGTGGTGGATGCTTTCCTGAAAGACAAAATATCTTTCCTGGGTATGAGTGATGTCATAGAACGGACTATGGGTAAAGTTGCTTATATCAAGGAACCGACTTATGAAGACTATGTGGCTACTGATACTGAGGCACGTCGGGTAGCGTTATCCCTTTTGTCATCTTAAATGGTAGTTGACAGAGAATTATGTTAATTATAAATTATAAAATAGTAAATAGCTAGATGGAAACATTTTTGATTCGTGCCCTTCAATTGATAATGAGCCTTTCATTATTGGTCATTATTCATGAGGGAGGACATTTTCTTTTTTCACGTCTTTTTAAAGTAAGAGTAGAGAAGTTCTACATATTTTTTGATCCGTGGTTTTCTTTGTTCAAATTCAAACCGAAGAACAGTGATACGGAATATGGTATTGGCTGGGTGCCTTTGGGGGGATATGTGAAAATTTCGGGTATGATAGACGAGTCTATGGATACCGAGCAGATGAAACAGCCTGCTAAACCATGGGAATTTCGTTCAAAACCGGCTTGGCAGCGTCTGCTTATCATGGTGGGTGGTGTCTTGATGAATTTCTTGCTGGCTATCTTCATCTATTCCATGATTTTATTCCATTGGGGAGATTCTTTTGTGTCGCTGCAAGACATGACTCATGGTATGAAATTTAATGAGCGTGCTCGGGAAATAGGCTTCCGTGACGGTGATATTCTCCTTCGCGCAGATGAAAAACCATTGGAGCGTTTCGGGATGGATATGCTTCGTGATATTGCTGAGGCACGTACAGTGACTGTATCGCGCGATGGAAAGGAAACCGAAGTATATATGCCTGAGATCAGCTTGTTGGATATAGCAAAGGATGATCCGATGTTTGTTACGGCGTTAGTTCCTAATGTTGTTGACTCGGTGATACCGGGCGGTGGCTTGGATAAGGCCGGTATACAGAAGGGAGATAGTTTGATTGCGGTCAACGGTGAAATGTTGAACTCATGGAATGCATTGGTGGAAAAACTAGATAATATGCAGGCTGATGCGGAAACTACCGGAGATAAAGGAGTTGCTATGCAAATGGTTTATTCTCGTGGAGGATTGCGTGATACGGTTACCGTGCATACGGACTCACTGTTTAGAGTGGGGGCAACATTTCTTTCATTGGCCGATTATAAAGAAACTACCCGTGAATATGGATTCTTTGAATCTTTTCCTGCAGGGGTACAATTAGGAGTAAATACATTAAAAGGATATGTGAACGATATGAAATATGTGTTCACCAAAGAAGGAGCCAAGAGTGTAGGTGGTTTTGGAACGATAGGAAGTATTTTTCCGAAAGTATGGGATTGGCATCGTTTTTGGGAAATGACTGCTTTTCTGTCAATCATCCTTGCGTTTATGAATATTCTGCCTATTCCGGCATTGGATGGCGGACATGTATTATTCCTGCTTTATGAAATCATTGCCCGTCGTAAGCCGAGTGACAAATTTATGGAATATGCGCAGATGGTAGGTATGTTTCTATTGTTTGCCTTGCTCATTTGGGCGAACTTTAATGATATCATGCGATTCTTGTTCTAAGTTTGCATGACAGAAAAGGACACGGCATTTTTATAACAATGCCGATAGGCACGGATTTCCGCAAAGATTGAATCAATCATCTTTGCGGAAATCTGCGTTTTTTATATTGTTTTTCTCCCGTGGTGAAAAAAAGACATAAAAAAAGAGCGAAAGTTCTTATCAAACCCGCTCACATCCTGAAGAACCCCCCTCCATAATGGGGTTCTTTTCATCTTTCTCGTCTCAGTTGCGTTATCCTCTCTCTTGTACCTAAAAAAACAGCTCTTTTAATACCTATAAAACTAATTTCCTGAAAACTTTCTTTTTCTAATTACCTTAAATCTTGCTGCTAATACCTTTCTAAATCAATCTTTCTTTACCTAAATCTAATACCTTAAATTAAAATCTTTACCTTAATACTTAATACCTAATTTTGTTCTTTTCTTTATTAACTTAATATTTGGTTTCACAACCACATTGCAAAGGTACGGCTTTTCTTGATATTAGCAAGTAAATAGATGCTGAAAAACATAAAAAAGGGTGAATTCATGATATATATCAAGAAAACACCCTTTTTTTATTTCTTTTAGCGTTATCGCACACGGATGATGCGTTGGTTACTGCTTCCCCTAAATTCCAAGTAAGGAGAGTACAAATCCGGCTCGAATCGTCCGTCTACTATAACATCCACATAATCCAGTACCGGTTTTAACATTTCATCGTTTTGTATTTGTTCAAATGTATATCCTGTATAACACCAGATGTTTTGTCCGGT from Phocaeicola dorei encodes the following:
- a CDS encoding 1-deoxy-D-xylulose-5-phosphate reductoisomerase; translated protein: MKKQIAILGSTGSIGTQALQVIEEHPDLYEAYALTANNRVDLLIEQARKFMPEAVVIANEEKYLQLKEALSDLPIKVYAGADALSQIVESQPIDIVLASMVGYAGLRPTINAIKAGKAIALANKETLVVAGELINALANQYHTSVLPVDSEHSAIFQCLEINNRLEKVILTASGGPFRTYTMEQLQTVTKAQALKHPNWEMGAKITIDSASMMNKGFEVIEAKWLFGMRPEQIEVVVHPQSVIHSMVQFEDGAVKAQLGMPDMRLPIQYAFSYPERVKSSFERLDFARITDLTFEQPDTKRFRNLALAYEALYRAGNMPCIVNAANEVVVDAFLKDKISFLGMSDVIERTMGKVAYIKEPTYEDYVATDTEARRVALSLLSS
- the rseP gene encoding RIP metalloprotease RseP, which gives rise to METFLIRALQLIMSLSLLVIIHEGGHFLFSRLFKVRVEKFYIFFDPWFSLFKFKPKNSDTEYGIGWVPLGGYVKISGMIDESMDTEQMKQPAKPWEFRSKPAWQRLLIMVGGVLMNFLLAIFIYSMILFHWGDSFVSLQDMTHGMKFNERAREIGFRDGDILLRADEKPLERFGMDMLRDIAEARTVTVSRDGKETEVYMPEISLLDIAKDDPMFVTALVPNVVDSVIPGGGLDKAGIQKGDSLIAVNGEMLNSWNALVEKLDNMQADAETTGDKGVAMQMVYSRGGLRDTVTVHTDSLFRVGATFLSLADYKETTREYGFFESFPAGVQLGVNTLKGYVNDMKYVFTKEGAKSVGGFGTIGSIFPKVWDWHRFWEMTAFLSIILAFMNILPIPALDGGHVLFLLYEIIARRKPSDKFMEYAQMVGMFLLFALLIWANFNDIMRFLF